A single window of Mangifera indica cultivar Alphonso chromosome 18, CATAS_Mindica_2.1, whole genome shotgun sequence DNA harbors:
- the LOC123201805 gene encoding protein BOBBER 1-like gives MAIISDYTEEEKKPEVKNEASASASTSTSFKTTPFSSTFDASNPLGFLEKVFEFVANESDFLTKDTAESQITAVVRAAKEKRKKSVEDVKPKKVTKGKEEDQDLEKLPTIDVKKAPPPEPQLDVNGNKTKAPNKGNGLDLDNYSWTQTLQELSIIIPVPNGTKSRSVVCDIKKNHLKVGLKGQPPIIDGELSQNIKPDDCYWSIEDQNSISILLTKQNQMEWWKSLLKGDPEIDTQKVEPENSKLSDLDPETRQTVEKMMFDQRQKSMGLPTSDEMQKQEILKKFMAEHPEMDFSRAKLS, from the exons ATGGCGATCATCTCAGATTATAcggaagaagagaagaagccTGAGGTCAAGAATGAGGCCTCAGCTTCTGCGTCCACATCGACATCCTTCAAGACGACGCCGTTTAGTTCGACTTTTGACGCTTCGAATCCGCTAGGGTTTCTGGAGAAGGTGTTTGAATTCGTGGCGAATGAGAGCGACTTTTTGACCAAGGACACAGCGGAGAGCCAGATCACGGCGGTGGTGCGAGCGGCCaaggagaagagaaagaagtCGGTGGAGGATGTCAAACCTAAGAAAGTTACGAAGGGGAAGGAGGAGGATCAAGATTTGGAAAAATTGCCGACGATCGACGTCAAGAAAGCTCCGCCGCCAGAGCCACAGCTTGATGTTAATGGAAATAAAACTAAAG CTCCAAATAAAGGAAATGGTCTTGACCTGGATAATTATTCGTGGACACAAACCCTGCAAGAGTTATCTATTATTATTCCAGTCCCTAATGGGACCAAATCAAGATCTGTTGTGTGTGATATAAAGAAGAACCATCTAAAAGTTGGACTTAAGGGTCAGCCTCCAATTATTGAT GGGGAACTTAGTCAGAATATCAAGCCTGATGATTGTTATTGGAGCATAG AGGATCAGAATTCCATCTCTATTCTTCTGACCAAGCAGAACCAGATGGAATGGTGGAAATCATTGCTGAAAGGAGATCCTGAAATTGACACTCAGAAAGTTGAACCTGAAAACAGTAAACTATCTGATCTGGATCCAGAAACAAGGCAGACAGTTGAAAAGATGATG TTTGATCAGAGGCAAAAGTCCATGGGTCTCCCAACTAGCGACGAGATGCAGAAGCAAGAGATTCTAAAGAAGTTTATGGCTGAG CATCCGGAGATGGATTTCTCAAGGGCGAAGCTCTCATAA